The genomic segment tgcgggattgttttatgtCATGTTCGGTAACGTTGGTGACTGGTTatttcgacgggtgctgtttCTTGCCCGTGTGTAAAAGTTGATGttcgtgtgtttgtgtttgggcaaGTGTACTGTTTTACCTTGCACCATTCATTATTCTGAGTAAAGTTACGTTGCTCTCAATTCTCTGTTCTCCTGCGCGGCCATGCTGCAACATctcggcaccgccatggatcgcatcctgcagacgatggatcgctgggagagaagaggagtgccTCCAGCGCCTCCGCCTACACCACCAATGGCACCACTacccacccctccttcacctggtCCCAGTGGTATTCGGCTCGCTcttccgagggagtatgatgggacggcttcgggatgtcaggggttcctactccagctggagctctacctggcaaccATTCACCCGACTCCCTCGGGCCGTGAGAGCGTGTCCACCCTTGTCCCCTGCCTCTCAGGGAAAGCCCTAGAGTAGGCCAACACCGTATGGGGGGAAGGACAAGCGGTGTTGGACCAATTCGAGGAGTTCACCCACCGCTTCCGGGTAGTTTTCGACCACCCAcctgagggtagagcggcgggtgaacggctttTTCACCTtcggcaggggacgaggagcgcacaggagtttGCATTcgactttcggaccctggccaccagcgcgggatggaacgacagggccctgatcgatcactaccatTGTAGTTTGTGTGAGGACGTCCGTAGGGAGtcggcctgcagggacaccacactcacctttgaccagctggtggacatgttcatccggttggataacctgctggctacccgcggacgtccagatctgGCTCTGTTTGttgaccggaggaggggccgttCCATGCACcgtctgtggccgcagagggcacactgccggtcggtgctggggaggttcctatgggagtcgaggcagcaggcagggcactctcgtgtcatcccaggtgagtcggcaccaggctcacccagagccccctgttgctcacatgtttttgtttattaattttccagattccccccccccccccccgcattcccagcataaggcgctcatagattcaggcgcagctgggaattttattgacagatcatttgcccatagtttagggatccccattgttcctttGGACAGGCCcatccctgtgcacgccctagatagtcgaccattagggtcagggctaattagggaggccacTGGGCAtagttacgcaggagggtcacaaggagagaatcagtctcttccttattgattctcctgcgtttcccgtggtgctgggcctaccctggttggcctgtcatgaccccactatttcgtggcaacagagggctctcacggggtggtcacgaaagtgctcggggaggtgtttaggggtttccgtcggtgctaatacggtggaaagtccagaccaggtctccaccatgtgCCTctcctctgaatatgccgatttggctctcgccttctgtaaaaggaaggcgactcaattaccaccccatcgacagggggattgtgcgataaatctcctggtagacggagcacttcccaggagtcacgtgtatcccctgtcccaagaggagacggcggctatggaaacatatgtctctgaatctctggggcaggggtacattTGGCCctcacttcacctgcctcctcgagtttcttttttgtgaagaagaaggatggaggtctgcgcccgtgtattgactatcgacgtctcaatcaaatcacggtgaggtacagttacccgctacctcttatcgccatggcgattgagtcaatgcacggggcgcacttcttcactaaactggatctcaggagcgcatacaacctggtgcgtatccgggaggaagatgagtggaagacggcgtttagttcaacatcaggccattatgagtacctcgtcatgccgtacgggttgatgaatgctccatcagtcatacaagcctttgtagatgagattttcagggacctgcacgggcagggtgtagtggtgtatattgatgacattctggtgcgcagggtacttggacgactgtctgttggagcatgacctgtacgtcaaggctgagaaatgcctgttctccCAGCAGGcagtctccttcctagggtatcgcatttccacatcaggggtggagatggagagtgaccgcatttcagccgtgcataattggccaactcccaccacggtaaaggaagtgcagcagtttctagggtttgccaactgctaccggaggtttatccggggctttggtcaggtatcGGCTCctattacctcactgctgaaggggggcccggtgcgtttgcagtggttgGCTGAGACGGACAGGGCTTTTGgacacctgagggctctgtttacctcggctcccatgctggcacatccggatccctctttggcgttcatagtggaggtggacgcatccgaggctgagataggagccatgctctctcagcgctcgggtacgccaccaaagctccgcccctgtgccttcttttcgaagaagctcagcctggcggagcgaaactataacgtgggggaccgggagttgttggctgtcgtcaaggccttgaaggcgtggagacattggcttgagggggcaaaacacccttttctcatctggactgaccaccgcaatctggagtacatccgggcggcgaggagactggaccctcaccaggcaaggtgagccgtgttctttacccgttttgtgtttaccctttcctacagaccaggttcccagaacgcgaaggcagatgcactgtcccggctgtatgacacagaggagcggtccatggatcacactcccagcTGCACACGGACATCAAGCGGGCattacgtgcagagcccactcccctccagtgtccagctgggcgtctgtacattCCGTCTGCTGTCTGCGACTGgacgtttgatctattgggcccacacgtcaccctcctctggtcatccgggcatcggtcggacagtgctctgtcttagtgggaagtactggtggccccccttggctaaggacgtgagggtttatgtttcctcctgctcgatgtgcgctcagtgcaaggcccctaggcaccctacaacccttacccgttccacaacggccgtggttgcacctgtcggtggacttcctatTGGATCtacctccctcacagggtaacatcacgatcctggtcgttgtggatcggttttctaagtcctgccatctcctccctttgcccggtctccctacggccctacagactgcggaggctctgttcacacgtcttccggcactacggggtgcctgaggacatagtatctgatcgaggtccacagttcacgtcaagggtctggagggcgttcatggaacgtctgggggtcttggtcagccttacctcaggttttcaccccaagagtaacaggcaggtggagtgaaccaggatgtgggaaGGTTTCTGCGGttctattgccaggaccggccgggggagtgggcggcgttcataccctgggcagagatggcccagaactcactccgTCACtcgctcctgcggtggacgactggctTAGGCGCTCAGAGGAGACATGACACGCCGCTCATGTgcaccttcagcgggccgtgaGGCATCAGAAGGCTGGCGCAAACCGCCACCTCAGTGACCGGGGGACTGGGTCTGGATCTTGACCAGacacctgcccctccgcctgccctgccggaagctgggtccgcagtttgtggggccattcaaaatcctgaggagaataaacgaggtgtgttacaggctACAGCTTCCcaccgattaccgtattaacccctcgtttcatgtatCTCTCCTCAGGaaggtggtggctggtccgctccaggaatctgaggtgcgggaggttcctccgccccctctggacatcgagggggctccGGCGTATGCAGTTCGGTCCATACTGGACTTGAGGCGTCGggcaaggggccttcagtaccttgtggagtgggaggggtacgatctggaggagagatgctgggtgcaggtggaggacgtgttggacccttcgaTGCTGTGGGAGTTcgaccgtctccatccggatcgccctgcacctcgtcctccaggtcgtccccgaggccggcgtcggtgagctgctggagccgcgcgtcaaggggggggtactgtcatgacttcagccaaagtcggttcctctccttgtttgggcggcgctcggcggtcgccgtcgccggtctactagccatcaccgatccacttttcattttccatttgttttgtttttgtttctacACACCTGTTTTTCATTCCCCTAATtattgttcatgtatttaaccctctgtttcccccatggtgttgtgcgggattgttttatgtCATGTTCGGTAATGTTGGTGACTGGTTatttcgacgggtgctgtttCTTGCCCGTGTGTAAAAGTTGATGttcgtgtgtttgtgtttgggcaaGTGTATTGTTTTACCTTGCACCACTCATTATTCTGAGTAAAGTTACGTTGCTcccaattctctgctctcctgcgcctgactgcaTACACCAGCTGCACCCACCATTCTGACAGCTAAAAgtttagcatttcactgttagtctataccggttgtttacgaagcatgtgacaaataacatttgatatgaCTTAAAAATGCCTGTTTTAAATGACGGTTAGAGAGAGGCTGTGCTTTTAATGACACCTCTATAACAAACCATAAACAGGATAAACTAAAATATAACCTGATCTGGAATGCAAGTATTTACTGCAAGACAAAGAGCATGGACACACCCTACCATTCAATGAAATGCCACGGACAGTGTAATAAAAAACAGACTTTCAATTTACTTACATAACTTAAACCAGTTGTTGTTGCATGATACATACATAATATACGAAGGCATACTgttcacaaaaacacaaaaaaagagAGGACAAAGAATGTTTTGTATTCATTTGAGTTGCATGTTATGCAACTTTAGTGTATAGACTACTACTATTAATCACACAAACGCTATTAAGGCTAAGGATGATGCAATTAATATAGACAATACTTTTTTTAGACAGCGTATTCTATACAGAAGCAGCTACCATGAAAGGTCAGGTCACACAAGGACATGCAGGAAGGgcatagtgtagagagagataagggtgaggagaaacagagggCGTAACAGGGAAGGGCAGAGAGGAGGATGGAATCAAGGGGAGTGTCACAGACCAGGTGCTGTTCTATATAAGCTCCTTTACTTTCCACCCCCTCTGCACCTGACAGATTCTCCTATTCTACACACAGGTAAGACCGACAGGAAACTGAATAAGTTCTTAGACTGAACCTTAAAAGATAATACAGTAAACTGTTATCAATTTAACATGTCTATTCTTCATTTTGTAAGTGCTTGCTTACTTACATAGTCCTCTTCATTCCCGTAAAGAACATATGGCATTCCACATGTAAGCTACTTGCCTACTACTTATAATAGTTTCCACCCCCAGGATCACCATCACCCTCAGAAACCATGGCACAGCCCACAACTCTGGAAGCCTCCCTGGGAGCTCTCATCATGACATTCCACAAGCACGCTGGTAGTGGAGATGCCAAGACCCTCAACAAAAAAGAGCTAACCAACCTCATCAAGGCAGAGCTGCCCAACATCGCTGGGGTGAGTCATTGCAACACCTCGGGCCAGTTTCCCGAATACAGATTAAGCctatagtcctggactaaaaatcaCTTTCAATGAAGAGTATCCATTGAGCTAGCTAGCAGATTGTAACGGGCTAATGTGATGCTCgcaggcctgggcaattccagttctcgggggcctgattggtggactCTGACAGTTTGGCCGAATTGAGTTAAGGTTGGTCGAAAATTCTCTGTGCTACGCCAGACAATACCTATCCAGCAACGGCTAATGGAATTGGTCCATTGCGATCTGCTAGCTACCACTGAGCATACTTTATCTTTTTAGAtctaggactaggcttaatctgtatcTGGGAAACTGGCCCCTCATGAGATAGTAAATGCTATTCTAATGCCACCTTTTATTGTTAAAgagatacttcaggattttggcaactAAGCCCTTTATTTACTTCCCCAGtgtcagattaactcatggatactatttttatgtctctgcatccagtacgaaggaagttagaggtagtttcactaGCCAATTCTAACTAGCATTACCAcaatgactagaagtctatggtatatactagcatgctagcagtttcTTTAAACTGTACGCAGAGACATAGAAATTGTGTCAACGAGTTCATCTAACTCTGGGTTCTAGATAAAGGGCTTCaatgccaaaatcctgaagtatccctttaagtgtgTTGTGATTTGAATAAAAACAATTTAATGCTTTGTTTGATTGAACTTTTACTGATTTCAATATTGCATGGAGTCTCAGCCATTCAGTGCGAATGacaattaaatacagaaatgttAAGGTATTGTCTTTCTTTACTTGTGATCCGACTACATGAAAAATCTGTCGTTGtgcccttgagaaaggcacttaaccctaattgctcctgtaagctgctctggataagagcatctgctaaattttttaaatgtaaatgatCCTATATTACATTTGCATGAGCAGAAGGGTGGTCCTGAAGTGGATGACCTGATGACGATGCTGGACCAGGATGCTGATGGCTCCGTGGACTTCAAGGAGTACATTACCCTGATTGGATCCCTTGCCTACGCATGCAACTGTGCCCTGGTGGGGAGTATGTGATTGAATGTAAAGACCTGCCTGCTTCCATGCTTTGTACAGTGTATTACATTACATGCCACATTAATAAATGCCTGTTTAATTTTAATTTGGTTGTTCGGGTGTTTACTTTGTGAGTTTTTGTGTGAATAAGGGTTTTGTGAATAAGTTTTGTATGTGGAAGAATGTGTTTCACATAGTTGGTAGATGAATGAAACTGTTTACTATAAAAGTATAGCCTACAGaggcaggatcttaatttgatgacCCTGTTGCTGGAAAACTTTCCAGCAGGAAATGTTTAACTTGAAATGTATTTGAGGCTATACTATATTTGAGGCTTCTGAAGTTTAATTTCCACTtcgaaatttcagacttgattttcccttacgaaatccacataataattcaaatttcttcttactgcaggattatttttctgctgtagcaaactggctcaaattaagatcctacatctgttgcCCTAGCTAAATGTGTAGCTTTCTGATATTCAGTCAAAATCAGATATACAGCCACCATTCAGGTTTCACATTTCCTcttactgcaggattattttcctgctgtagcaaactggctcaaattaagatcctacatctgttgcCCTAGCTAAATGTGTGGCTTTCTGATACTCAGTCAAAATCAGATATACAGGTTTCACATTTTCAGTAAAACATGCACAGTATTCTTTGACATTGAGTAACTAATTAGCCAACAAGTTTGTCAAGTAGGCTTGTTGAAAAAGTGCTCTTGTTTGTGCAAGCAGGTTGGGAAGGACTGACAGCCAGGGGATTGAGTAAATTGGGTAAATACCTCCCTCCCGgtgtccatgcacacacactcaaatgcgcacacacacatacacacgcacacgcacactgcTAAGGGTTGCTTAACTCTACAATAAAAAGGCAGAAAGTACGCTTAGCTTTCAAAAACATATTGTATCACAGCGCCTTTCCTTTTTCTACAGATCTAATTTACCTGTACTGTGtataagaatatgcatatatgaaTTGTTTGTAAATAGTTCCATAtttgttgtctcttggtgtcttcTCAATATAtaactgttattttatttttgaatTTAATGTAATATTATTTTATTGTCTATAATTGTTCTGTACTTTGTTATTCATTTGTAcattttatgtggaccccaggaagagtagctgcagcatgtgcagtagctaatggggctCCTAATAAACGAAACAATAATGAGACTGATCCTCATATACACCCACATGGATTCTCTTGTCAGAAAGTAGGACCCCAAGAATGCTGCTAAACCGAGCAATTGAGATCTTAACAGGgtgtgtaggctatgtgtagGCTATAGTTTAGACCTATGTATTTACTGTGTTGTGCATGCCtggtaatcaaatcaaaatcaaatcaaatgtgaaatcaaattgtatttgtcacatgcactgaatacaacaggtgtagatcttacagtgaaatgtgtacttacaagcccttaaccaacaatgcagttttaagaagctGTAAGCTGTATGTTcgtaatgtcgtcgttcagccacgactctgtgaaacataaggtattacagtttttaatgtcccgttatTAGGATATActgtacgtgctttcagttcgtcccatttattttccagtgattgaaagtcgtattcctggtcgtaatgctgatagtgctggtgagttaccgccgctctgatatccaatatttCCTaacggctgtatgtaataacacaacaaaaattctgggctaacaatgtaacaaataatacattaaaaaaggaaatactgcaaagtttcttaAGAGCaagaagcgaggcagccctctctgtcggcgccatcttttaccacccaacatcagtgcccgacctcactcactaatgctcttgtggctgaattgaagcaagtccccgcagcaatgttccaagattgcccatgattttggaatgagatgttagacgaacagatgtccacatacatttggtcatgtggtgtattTAGAGACACATAGGTGACCAAGAAGTAGGGATGCACAGGTATGGATAGCCATAGCCTATTGACTAAAAAGTGTCGACATTTTACAATCAGAGTTCTTTGTAGTATGTTAAACACTGTAGTTAAATTTTTAGCAAAGGTATGGAGAGCATATTGTATTGTTCTCACCGTGTTCACCGGTAACGCAATGaatgctgaggagtatttttgaaataataatgtattctttttttgtttttgctcaatctgattgggtgggcttGGCAGGGCCTGGCTccacagtgggtgggcctgtgtcCACCCAGGCCAATGCCCCTGGCTGCTTATAAGGCAAAAGACCCAAACAGAGATCAATGTTTGGAGAGCTGATTGTTTCGCATGTATAATTCATCGAAGGAGGCAGAGTCGGATTTGAAAACGCTCACTTCTATGATGGACGCTCTGGTTTGTATTAGTGAGTATACTGTGTCTGTGGTCATGTCAGTGTGTTTTGTCTgtgttagcatgttttgttgtttccCCGTTGTAGTCTATTATAGCCTATGACATTGTATAGGCTGATGATGACGCATGTACAATACAATACCTCATGTCATTCCATTCCAACATTTAACACAGTGCAATGTAACACATTGCTACTTTTTTATATGATAGCCCTATAGGCCTATCTATAGGCTATTTTAAGGAAAAGCTATagcctcatcctcatcctcacccCATTCCTCTACATTGAATGTGGTCATTCATTTGTTATGTTAGCCTAAATAGTATTCAACCTAGACCTAAAGGAAACAGACATGTTTTAAATACACTGAATATACACCTTCCTAATAAGTTGCACCTCAGAAGAGCCTctattcatcggggcatggactctacaaggtgtcgaaagcgttccacagggatgttgccccgtgttgactccaatgcttccctcagctgtcaaattggctggatgtcctttgggtggtggaccattcttgatacacatggggaaactgttgagcgtgaaaaacccagcagcattgcagttcttgacacactgaaaCCAGTGCACCTgtcacctactatcataccccgaATGGAATGTTCCTTTAAGCCTAGTGCACACCAACTGCTGTCTACGGAAATCAATTAATTTCAATGGGAGGCAATCTGCACTGCTGCGACTCATCTGCCGGAATAGGTTGCAGTGTATGAAGTGTGTTGCATGCGTGGAATTTTTCCAACTTGCTTTGCCATGCGGTATCAGAAACAGAAGTAGATAAACCAGAGAAGAAGGTGCTAATGTGtagtgtgattatttgtgttgtGATGCGGTGCATGGATTGCGACAGTTACGTAAAATGTACCGTAAGGCAATGTAATGATGCAGCctgtgatgtagtggtaaaaaaataTGGGGGTAatgtcacgctggtataaaggatttggagacaggcacaggaatacacaataggggtttttaatgcacccaaaacaaacatgaatacaaaaacactgggctgtacccaaacaaaagagcgagggtaaacctcgtTGAACGACACGGGCCAATACCCGTtatacacaatatataaagcacgcagcataacagctgcaccaacgcataggtactcacaacaccaacggacatgggaacaataattgacaaagacagagggaacagaCGCCACATATATagcata from the Salmo trutta chromosome 36, fSalTru1.1, whole genome shotgun sequence genome contains:
- the LOC115176069 gene encoding protein S100-A1, with amino-acid sequence MAQPTTLEASLGALIMTFHKHAGSGDAKTLNKKELTNLIKAELPNIAGKGGPEVDDLMTMLDQDADGSVDFKEYITLIGSLAYACNCALVGSM